The Phaeocystidibacter marisrubri DNA segment TAAGAGAACTTCACCTGAAGTGCGTTGAAGAAAGGGTCATTCTTTACTCGCTCCATGCGCTTTGACCTAGAAGGTTCATCGGCGTAATCATCGCAAACGCCTTGGAAGAGTTGATCGTGTGCTTCTTTGCTCAAAGACGGCCCTTCATAGTCTAGCACATCCAATATGAGCTTGGTTTCAAAAGGTTCTTCATCGGGAAAGTCGGGCAACCGGACAGTAGCATCCACAAAACTCAATCCGTGAATCTCCATGGAATTTCTCAATTCCAATACTTCTACAATATCTCCATTTGCCAAAAAGCCTGCCCTACTCTTGCTCGGCAACCAGAAGTAGTTGTTTCTAACTACCATGAGGTAATCTCCCGTTGCCACTCTGTCCTCTCTCCAATGAACTCTTGAACGAATCTGACGATTGTACATATTGGCTCGCTTGTTCGATCGAACAATGACCACGACGTTCTCAAGACCTTCATTATTGGCGTTATTCAAGGCCTCTTCAATCATATAGCCATCGTATAATCGATGTACATCGGCTGTTTCTTCTATTTTGGGAGAAGACACATCCACTTGAAGTTGGCGGAGTTGCGTTGCATTCTTCAACACTCCAGATTCGGCAGCCTGACGCATGACCTCAGTGAGTTCTGCCAGGTAGACTTCCTTGCCGTAATATCCAAGAACTGTGGGGTCAAGCGCTGGCGACGTATCGTAATGTACAGGAGGAAGCTGGGCCGTGTCCCCAATCAGCATCAGCTTATTTCCCGAGCCCATCTGGACGAACATCAATAAATCCTCGAGTAGAGAGTTTCTCGAAACTTCAATGGTCGCATCGGAAATCATCGAAGCTTCATCCACAATAAACAGGGTATTACTCGCTCTATTGGGACGAAGTCCAAACATCATCCCTCCCCCCG contains these protein-coding regions:
- a CDS encoding ATP-dependent DNA helicase — its product is MDVKPSEIAHQLRANFPFEPTSDQDAALGSMAEFLCDDRKDVVYVLKGYAGTGKTTLVRSLTKTLPPLDFKTVLLSPTGRAAKVMASYSGERAYTIHKAIYIPQRSPGGGMMFGLRPNRASNTLFIVDEASMISDATIEVSRNSLLEDLLMFVQMGSGNKLMLIGDTAQLPPVHYDTSPALDPTVLGYYGKEVYLAELTEVMRQAAESGVLKNATQLRQLQVDVSSPKIEETADVHRLYDGYMIEEALNNANNEGLENVVVIVRSNKRANMYNRQIRSRVHWREDRVATGDYLMVVRNNYFWLPSKSRAGFLANGDIVEVLELRNSMEIHGLSFVDATVRLPDFPDEEPFETKLILDVLDYEGPSLSKEAHDQLFQGVCDDYADEPSRSKRMERVKNDPFFNALQVKFSYAVTGHKAQGGQWKHVFIEHPWLPEGEVDLEYLRWLYTAFTRSSEQVYLIGFPDDFFLHPPQ